From Alienimonas californiensis, a single genomic window includes:
- the ispH gene encoding 4-hydroxy-3-methylbut-2-enyl diphosphate reductase: MHILLANPRGFCAGVNMAVDALDLAVERFGGGGPRGGEGIYVYHEIVHNKAVVERFTSAGVTFVEHVEDVPEGSVLMYSAHGVSPEIREAAKARKLFTIDATCPLVTKVHIEAIRYAKAGYHIMLIGHEGHDEVIGTMGEAPESITLVDSPEEVDALSFPPRPDGSPAPLAVLTQTTLSVDEAGRVMKRLRERFPHLETPRKEDICYATTNRQEAVRKLAERSDLLLVLGSKNSSNSLRLVEIGQECGIPGHLLDGPDELRDEWFLNSAGEPFATVLVTAGASAPERVVTGVVEALRERFGATISEETLRTEHVRFPLPKELRPETPGKTVVTLQA; encoded by the coding sequence ATGCACATTCTCCTCGCCAATCCCCGCGGTTTCTGTGCCGGGGTCAACATGGCGGTGGACGCGCTCGACCTGGCGGTCGAGCGGTTCGGCGGCGGCGGCCCCCGCGGCGGGGAAGGGATCTACGTCTATCACGAGATCGTCCACAACAAGGCGGTGGTCGAACGGTTCACGTCCGCCGGCGTCACCTTCGTGGAGCACGTGGAAGACGTGCCGGAGGGCAGCGTGCTGATGTACTCCGCCCACGGCGTCAGCCCGGAGATCCGCGAGGCGGCCAAGGCCCGCAAGCTGTTCACCATCGACGCCACCTGCCCGCTGGTGACGAAGGTGCACATCGAGGCGATCCGCTACGCGAAGGCCGGGTACCACATCATGTTGATCGGGCACGAGGGGCACGACGAGGTGATCGGCACGATGGGCGAGGCGCCGGAGAGCATCACGTTGGTGGACTCCCCCGAGGAGGTGGACGCCCTGTCGTTCCCGCCGCGGCCGGACGGTTCGCCGGCGCCGCTGGCCGTGCTGACGCAGACCACCCTGTCCGTCGACGAGGCCGGCCGCGTGATGAAGCGACTGCGGGAGCGGTTCCCGCACCTCGAGACGCCGCGGAAGGAAGACATCTGCTACGCCACGACGAACCGGCAGGAGGCCGTCCGCAAGCTGGCGGAACGCAGCGATCTGCTTTTGGTGCTGGGCAGCAAGAATTCCTCCAACAGTCTGCGGCTCGTGGAGATCGGCCAGGAATGCGGCATCCCGGGCCATCTGCTGGACGGTCCGGACGAACTGCGGGACGAGTGGTTCCTCAACTCGGCAGGCGAACCGTTCGCCACGGTACTGGTCACCGCCGGCGCCAGCGCCCCGGAGCGGGTGGTGACCGGCGTCGTCGAGGCCCTACGGGAGCGATTCGGGGCGACGATCAGCGAGGAAACGCTGCGGACCGAGCACGTCCGCTTCCCGCTGCCCAAGGAACTGCGGCCGGAAACCCCCGGCAAAACGGTCGTGACGTTGCAGGCCTGA
- a CDS encoding (2Fe-2S)-binding protein, translated as MSRRTFLGAGSAGVALVSSRGANPAAAATDADGEATENGAPVRFTLNGEQRSETLDPRVTLVDLLRERHGLTGTKKGCDHGACGSCTVHIQRPGDEAPTRQLSCLTFAATLDGAKVTTIEGLPAAVGAKGEVLHPLQEAFLRCDAYQCGYCTPGQIMSAAALLKEDPAGGGHAGSREMVREWMSGNLCRCGAYPNIVSAVRQTAGEEPEEDPSAAVVILSSGDAQTSGES; from the coding sequence GTGTCCCGCCGTACGTTCCTTGGCGCCGGCTCCGCGGGCGTCGCCCTCGTCTCCTCCCGCGGGGCGAACCCCGCCGCCGCGGCGACCGACGCGGACGGGGAAGCGACGGAGAACGGCGCCCCCGTTCGCTTTACTCTCAACGGCGAACAGCGTTCCGAAACGCTAGACCCGCGGGTGACCCTCGTCGACCTGCTCCGCGAGCGCCACGGCCTGACCGGCACCAAAAAAGGCTGCGACCACGGGGCCTGCGGCTCGTGCACGGTGCACATCCAGCGACCAGGCGACGAGGCCCCGACCCGGCAACTCTCCTGCCTCACGTTCGCGGCGACGCTCGACGGGGCGAAGGTGACGACGATCGAGGGTCTCCCCGCCGCGGTGGGGGCGAAGGGCGAGGTGCTGCATCCGCTCCAGGAGGCGTTCCTCCGCTGCGACGCCTACCAATGCGGCTACTGCACGCCGGGGCAGATCATGAGCGCCGCCGCCCTGCTGAAGGAGGACCCGGCCGGCGGCGGGCACGCCGGCAGCCGGGAGATGGTCCGCGAATGGATGAGCGGCAACCTCTGCCGTTGCGGGGCCTATCCGAACATCGTTTCCGCCGTCCGCCAGACCGCCGGCGAGGAGCCGGAGGAGGACCCGTCCGCCGCCGTCGTCATTCTGTCGTCCGGCGACGCCCAAACCTCCGGGGAGAGCTGA
- a CDS encoding FAD binding domain-containing protein has translation MVPFTFSSAADPAAAARPSAAYLAGGTTMADLMKLNVLTPEEVTFVRPALSAEVTKTDDGLRVGAGCTMAALADHPLVRSNLPAVRHALILAASPQIRNMATVGGNLLQRTRCPYFRHTEYRCNKREPGSGCDAQEEGADRSLMAVLGVSDRCIANYPGDFAVAFAALGGSVKTERPDGGRTIAATDLHRLPGDTPEIETVLRPGELITHLTLPFSPAAANGWYCKIRERSSYAFALASAAVGLELDGDRVKSCHIALGGVGVKPWRSPEAEATLTGKAATDEQFAAAAEAALADADPPKGTEYKVTLAKRTLAYALRRLRDDGPPDDATLFALQHGRDVG, from the coding sequence ATGGTGCCCTTCACGTTCTCCTCGGCCGCCGATCCGGCCGCCGCCGCCCGTCCGTCCGCCGCTTACCTGGCGGGCGGGACGACGATGGCGGACCTGATGAAGCTGAACGTCCTCACGCCGGAGGAGGTGACGTTCGTTCGCCCGGCGCTCTCGGCGGAGGTGACGAAAACCGACGACGGCCTGCGGGTCGGCGCCGGGTGCACGATGGCGGCGCTCGCCGATCACCCGCTGGTGCGGTCGAACCTGCCCGCGGTGCGGCACGCGCTGATCCTCGCGGCCTCCCCGCAGATCCGCAACATGGCGACCGTCGGCGGGAACCTGCTCCAACGGACCCGCTGCCCGTACTTCCGGCACACGGAGTACCGCTGCAACAAGCGGGAACCCGGCTCCGGCTGCGACGCTCAGGAGGAGGGGGCGGATCGTTCCCTGATGGCCGTGCTGGGCGTGTCGGACCGCTGCATCGCGAACTACCCGGGCGACTTCGCGGTCGCCTTCGCCGCCCTCGGCGGCTCCGTCAAAACGGAGCGCCCGGACGGCGGCCGCACGATCGCCGCGACCGACCTGCACCGGCTCCCCGGCGACACGCCGGAGATTGAAACCGTCCTGCGGCCCGGGGAACTGATCACGCACCTGACCCTGCCGTTCTCGCCCGCCGCGGCGAACGGCTGGTACTGCAAAATACGGGAGCGCAGCAGCTACGCCTTCGCCCTCGCCAGCGCCGCCGTCGGTCTGGAGTTGGACGGGGACAGGGTGAAAAGTTGCCACATCGCCCTCGGCGGGGTGGGCGTGAAGCCGTGGCGGTCCCCGGAGGCCGAAGCGACCCTCACCGGCAAAGCGGCCACCGACGAGCAATTCGCCGCCGCCGCCGAGGCCGCCCTCGCGGACGCCGATCCCCCGAAGGGCACGGAATACAAGGTGACCTTGGCGAAGCGAACGCTCGCCTACGCCCTGCGGCGCCTCCGCGACGACGGCCCGCCGGACGACGCCACGTTGTTCGCCCTCCAGCACGGCCGCGACGTCGGCTGA
- a CDS encoding xanthine dehydrogenase family protein molybdopterin-binding subunit — protein sequence MFFADQPDTAFAPLPRLADDTGAVGKPRTRRTGRAKVTGTAAYTAERDGKHSPESFPGLLHAVAVPATIAKGRVTAIDASAAEAMAGVRHLLTPANSPKLKVPSGPPGLGFQSVEPAGPAGAESQEIVHAGQYVAAVIADTFEAARDGALAVKVSYEADPNPLIAVESVNGTQERPKSLMGDPPVMEEGDAEAALREATLRVDQQFKTDPNHHNPIEPHATIAVFGKGEDGGETLSVRDTTQNLYGTRSSLAEAFGLKPEQVEVVCEYVGGAFGSKGVMWPQALLACKCAKLAGAPVKLVVTRRQLYGGTGYRSPTLQRVALGAKEDGTLTSIVHEGFTVTSIRDDYSDAVVMATKILYAAPNRRLAQRMGRVNTQLPTFMRAPAETPGMFPLECAMDELAEAAGLDPVELRLRNEPKEDPTTGKPFSNRQFVRCLQAGAERFGWADRPLQPRQRRDGRWLIGTGVAAATYPAFGFPTEVELTIRADGGVRALCATHELGTGTATVQEQTAADLLGVPAGRVTFELGTTAYPKGGVSGGSATTLSVGSALRDAAEKLKAALLKHAPKDSPLAGAKPADVTFASGKLVVTESEKGLPLEDLIEQSGREELSARGSYAPGKSDYSKHSFGATFVEVGVDEEFGLVRVRRMLGCYACGTILNRKLGRSQFLGGMVMGIGSGLLEVTHHDTRLARWTNDNLAEYHVPVNADVPDLDVMWIDDPDFNASPIGAKGIGEIGITGVNAALANAVWHATGRRHRSCPVTPEMVMA from the coding sequence ATGTTTTTCGCCGACCAGCCCGACACGGCGTTCGCCCCGCTCCCGCGTCTCGCCGACGACACCGGGGCGGTCGGCAAACCGCGGACCCGCCGCACCGGCCGGGCGAAGGTCACGGGCACGGCGGCCTACACCGCGGAGCGCGACGGGAAGCACAGCCCGGAGAGTTTCCCCGGCCTGCTGCACGCCGTCGCCGTGCCGGCGACGATCGCCAAGGGCCGCGTGACCGCCATCGACGCCTCCGCCGCCGAGGCGATGGCCGGCGTCCGCCATCTGCTCACCCCGGCGAACAGCCCGAAGCTGAAGGTGCCCAGCGGCCCGCCGGGGTTGGGCTTTCAGAGCGTCGAACCTGCCGGCCCCGCCGGGGCGGAGTCGCAGGAGATCGTGCACGCCGGGCAGTACGTCGCCGCGGTGATCGCCGACACCTTCGAGGCCGCCCGCGACGGGGCGCTGGCGGTGAAGGTGTCCTACGAGGCGGACCCGAACCCGTTGATCGCCGTCGAGTCCGTCAACGGCACTCAGGAACGCCCGAAGAGCCTGATGGGCGACCCGCCGGTGATGGAGGAGGGCGACGCCGAAGCCGCCCTCCGGGAGGCGACGCTGCGGGTCGATCAGCAGTTCAAGACGGACCCGAACCACCACAACCCGATCGAGCCGCACGCGACGATCGCGGTCTTCGGCAAGGGGGAGGACGGCGGAGAGACCCTCAGCGTCCGCGACACGACGCAGAACCTCTACGGGACCCGCAGTTCGCTGGCCGAGGCGTTCGGGCTCAAGCCGGAGCAGGTCGAGGTGGTGTGCGAGTACGTCGGCGGGGCGTTCGGTTCCAAGGGCGTGATGTGGCCGCAGGCGCTGCTGGCCTGCAAATGCGCCAAGCTGGCCGGGGCGCCGGTCAAACTGGTCGTCACTCGGCGGCAGCTCTACGGCGGCACCGGGTATCGCTCCCCCACGCTGCAACGGGTGGCCCTGGGGGCGAAGGAGGACGGCACCCTGACGAGCATCGTGCACGAGGGCTTCACCGTCACCAGCATCCGCGACGACTACAGCGACGCCGTCGTGATGGCGACGAAGATCCTATACGCCGCCCCCAACCGCCGGCTCGCGCAGCGGATGGGCCGGGTGAACACGCAGTTGCCCACCTTCATGCGGGCGCCGGCGGAGACGCCGGGCATGTTCCCGCTCGAATGCGCGATGGACGAACTGGCGGAGGCCGCCGGGCTGGACCCGGTCGAACTGCGATTGCGGAACGAGCCGAAAGAGGACCCGACGACCGGCAAGCCGTTCTCGAACCGGCAGTTCGTCCGCTGTCTGCAGGCCGGGGCGGAGCGATTCGGCTGGGCGGACCGCCCGCTCCAACCTCGGCAGCGGCGGGACGGGCGGTGGCTGATCGGCACCGGCGTGGCCGCGGCCACCTATCCGGCGTTCGGCTTTCCCACGGAAGTCGAACTGACGATCCGGGCCGACGGCGGCGTGCGGGCGCTCTGTGCGACGCATGAACTCGGCACCGGCACCGCGACCGTGCAGGAACAGACCGCCGCCGACCTGCTGGGCGTGCCCGCGGGCCGGGTCACGTTCGAACTCGGCACCACGGCGTACCCCAAGGGCGGCGTCTCCGGCGGCAGCGCCACGACGCTCTCCGTCGGCTCCGCCCTCCGCGACGCCGCGGAGAAGTTGAAGGCGGCCCTGTTGAAGCACGCCCCCAAAGATTCGCCGCTGGCCGGGGCGAAACCCGCCGACGTCACCTTCGCCTCCGGCAAACTGGTGGTGACGGAATCGGAGAAGGGCCTGCCGCTCGAGGATCTGATCGAACAGTCCGGCCGGGAGGAACTCTCCGCCAGGGGTAGCTACGCGCCGGGCAAGAGCGACTACTCCAAGCACAGTTTCGGGGCGACCTTCGTCGAGGTCGGCGTCGACGAAGAGTTCGGCCTGGTCCGCGTCCGGCGGATGCTGGGGTGCTACGCCTGCGGGACGATCCTGAACCGCAAGCTGGGCCGCAGCCAGTTCCTCGGGGGCATGGTGATGGGCATCGGTTCCGGCCTGCTGGAGGTCACCCACCACGACACGCGGCTGGCTCGCTGGACAAACGACAACCTCGCCGAGTATCACGTGCCCGTGAATGCGGACGTGCCGGACCTCGACGTGATGTGGATCGACGACCCGGACTTCAACGCGTCTCCCATCGGAGCGAAGGGCATCGGCGAGATTGGCATCACCGGCGTCAACGCAGCCCTCGCGAACGCGGTCTGGCACGCCACCGGCCGGCGGCATCGCTCCTGCCCCGTCACCCCCGAAATGGTGATGGCTTGA
- the moaA gene encoding GTP 3',8-cyclase MoaA, with product MDRFDRRFRSLRVSLTPACNFACVYCRPADHRTFQHGSALLSLGEIARVVRTAAGLGFRKVRLTGGEPLVRPHVPDLVADLKAIPGIAEVALTTNGSLLPRHAGRLKSAGLDRVNVSLDSLNREAAAKLAGRDVLAEVLAGLEAAASTGLPVKLNVVPVRGVNDHEALDLALYGAERGWEVRFIEYMPMGRVAQSLPDATVPTAELRERLAERFDLHPDPSVSASDPARRWVCRRTGARVGFISSLTENFCGACDRMRLTAEGQLRPCLHQDAGVDVRGPLRAGADDAALAVLFNRAADAKWAGHEMTAAEPRFSERDMISLGG from the coding sequence GTGGATCGCTTTGACCGAAGGTTTCGCAGCCTGCGGGTGTCGCTCACGCCGGCCTGCAACTTCGCCTGCGTGTACTGCCGACCGGCGGATCACCGCACGTTTCAACACGGCTCGGCGCTGCTCAGCCTCGGCGAGATCGCCCGGGTCGTCCGGACCGCAGCGGGGCTCGGCTTTCGCAAGGTGCGACTGACCGGCGGGGAGCCGCTGGTTCGCCCCCACGTGCCGGATCTCGTCGCGGATCTCAAAGCGATTCCCGGCATCGCCGAGGTCGCCCTGACGACCAACGGCTCGCTGCTCCCCCGACATGCGGGCCGGTTGAAGTCGGCGGGATTGGATCGGGTGAACGTCTCGTTGGACTCCCTGAACCGCGAGGCCGCGGCGAAGCTGGCCGGGCGGGACGTGCTCGCCGAGGTGCTGGCCGGGTTGGAAGCGGCCGCGTCGACCGGGTTGCCGGTCAAGTTGAACGTCGTGCCCGTGCGCGGGGTGAACGATCACGAGGCGCTCGATCTGGCTCTGTACGGAGCCGAACGCGGCTGGGAGGTACGGTTCATCGAATACATGCCGATGGGGCGGGTTGCCCAATCGCTGCCGGACGCCACCGTCCCCACCGCCGAGCTGCGGGAGCGGCTCGCGGAGCGGTTCGACCTGCACCCCGACCCGTCCGTGTCGGCCAGCGACCCGGCCCGCCGCTGGGTCTGCCGCCGCACCGGGGCCCGGGTCGGGTTCATCTCCAGCCTGACGGAGAACTTCTGCGGGGCCTGCGATCGCATGCGGCTCACCGCCGAGGGGCAACTGCGGCCCTGCCTGCATCAGGACGCGGGGGTCGACGTCCGCGGCCCGCTCCGCGCCGGCGCGGATGACGCCGCGTTAGCCGTCCTCTTCAATAGGGCGGCCGACGCAAAATGGGCCGGCCACGAGATGACCGCCGCGGAGCCGCGGTTTTCCGAGCGGGACATGATCTCGCTGGGGGGCTGA
- a CDS encoding XdhC family protein has translation MRSLREVLAFADQLEPGEAAAVCTVVRVTGSAYGRPGARLILTPDGRRAGYVSGGCLEKELARRVWDATAEGPRTLAFDTRGNPRDPGGAYNAGCDGVIEVLCERLDGQGADADPGGLRAVRRAVETGEPVQRTAGGFDETIEPPRPLTIFGAGDDARPLCELAGVMGWAVTVVAKQPDLALPARFPDAVRVQCADPASVLDSLPLRPHAAAVGLTHDYEGDVRLLPGLLNSEIGYVGLLGPKRRAGRLMTDLHALGRLPAPDRLAKLRTPVGLDLGARTPEEIAAAVVAEIVAHFRGRDGGFLSNRDAPIHDPAGP, from the coding sequence GTGCGGAGCCTGCGGGAGGTCCTCGCCTTCGCCGATCAGCTCGAACCGGGCGAGGCCGCCGCGGTCTGCACCGTCGTGCGGGTCACGGGCAGCGCCTACGGCCGGCCGGGGGCGCGGCTGATTCTCACGCCCGACGGCCGGCGGGCCGGATACGTTTCCGGCGGGTGCCTGGAAAAAGAACTCGCCCGGCGGGTCTGGGACGCGACGGCCGAAGGCCCCCGCACGCTCGCCTTCGACACCCGCGGCAACCCCCGCGACCCCGGCGGGGCCTACAACGCCGGCTGCGACGGCGTGATCGAGGTGCTGTGCGAACGGCTCGACGGGCAGGGGGCGGACGCCGATCCCGGCGGTCTGCGGGCGGTGCGGCGGGCCGTGGAGACCGGCGAGCCGGTGCAGCGCACGGCCGGAGGGTTCGACGAGACCATCGAACCGCCGCGGCCGCTGACGATCTTCGGCGCCGGCGACGACGCGCGTCCGCTATGCGAACTCGCCGGCGTGATGGGCTGGGCGGTGACGGTGGTCGCGAAACAGCCGGACCTCGCCCTGCCGGCCCGCTTTCCCGACGCGGTGCGGGTGCAGTGCGCCGATCCGGCGTCGGTTCTCGACTCGCTCCCCCTCCGCCCTCACGCCGCGGCGGTGGGGCTGACGCACGACTACGAGGGCGACGTCCGACTGCTGCCCGGGTTGTTGAACAGCGAGATCGGCTACGTCGGCCTGCTGGGTCCGAAGCGGCGGGCCGGCCGATTGATGACCGACCTGCACGCGCTCGGCCGTTTGCCCGCGCCGGACCGGCTTGCGAAGCTCCGCACGCCGGTCGGCCTCGATCTGGGGGCGAGAACCCCCGAGGAGATCGCCGCGGCGGTCGTTGCGGAGATCGTCGCCCACTTCCGCGGCCGCGACGGCGGGTTCCTCTCGAACCGTGACGCCCCGATTCACGACCCCGCCGGGCCGTGA
- a CDS encoding nucleotidyltransferase family protein, with product MSRPGPPQKLEPVDDCAAIVLAAGGASRFGSPKPLAPWGDDTLLGHAVAVAEAAGCWPIVAVVGCEAAAVARAVPAAAAVAINPRWAAGQGTSLAAGFEALAGGQEPSRTLILPVDLPRIEADDLRRIIDASKADGAVAAAASFPDGAGGEAFGPPVCVTPSLYPALRACTPEGGAKPFLAELGDGLVRVPLPAAADDVDTPADLAAAQSAASP from the coding sequence ATGTCCCGCCCCGGCCCGCCGCAGAAGCTCGAACCGGTCGACGACTGTGCGGCGATCGTGCTGGCCGCGGGGGGGGCGAGCCGGTTCGGCTCGCCCAAGCCGCTGGCTCCGTGGGGGGACGACACGCTGCTTGGGCACGCGGTCGCCGTTGCTGAGGCGGCCGGTTGCTGGCCGATCGTGGCGGTGGTGGGCTGCGAGGCGGCGGCGGTCGCGCGTGCCGTGCCCGCGGCCGCCGCGGTGGCGATCAATCCCCGCTGGGCGGCAGGGCAGGGGACGAGTCTGGCCGCCGGGTTCGAGGCCCTCGCCGGCGGCCAGGAGCCGAGCCGCACGCTGATCCTCCCCGTCGATCTGCCCCGGATCGAAGCCGACGACCTGCGACGGATCATCGACGCCAGCAAGGCCGACGGAGCGGTCGCCGCCGCGGCCAGTTTCCCCGACGGTGCCGGGGGCGAGGCGTTCGGTCCGCCGGTGTGCGTGACTCCGTCGCTCTATCCCGCCCTGCGGGCGTGCACGCCGGAGGGCGGAGCGAAGCCGTTTCTGGCCGAGTTGGGGGACGGGCTCGTCCGCGTGCCGCTGCCGGCGGCTGCGGACGATGTGGATACGCCCGCTGATCTCGCCGCCGCTCAATCCGCCGCGTCGCCATGA
- a CDS encoding MoaD/ThiS family protein gives MIDSLAPAAARRTVAVRLFGPQARLAEADQIAVLLTEGATVAELRAELSAACEPLRASLKSSRIAVDHEYAGDADVIPPGAEVALIGLVSGG, from the coding sequence ATGATCGATTCACTCGCTCCGGCCGCCGCCCGCCGCACGGTCGCGGTGCGGCTGTTCGGTCCGCAGGCCCGATTGGCGGAGGCGGATCAGATTGCCGTCCTCCTGACGGAAGGCGCGACCGTGGCCGAACTGCGTGCGGAACTGTCCGCGGCCTGCGAGCCGCTGCGAGCCTCGCTGAAGAGCAGTCGAATCGCCGTCGATCACGAGTACGCCGGCGACGCGGACGTCATCCCGCCGGGTGCGGAAGTAGCGCTGATCGGCCTGGTGAGCGGCGGATGA
- a CDS encoding molybdopterin synthase catalytic subunit, which produces MSAAFSPVLLHEGPLPNDGPAFATGCGAVLTFEGVVRPSEPDGEAVRPLAALRYEAYEPMTTRELDRLRAACAAEFGATLAVEHSVGVVPVGACSFRLRVATPHRAAALACCGAFVDRMKRDVPLWKVPVWA; this is translated from the coding sequence ATGAGCGCTGCGTTCTCCCCCGTTCTTCTCCATGAGGGACCGCTGCCGAACGACGGGCCGGCGTTCGCGACCGGGTGCGGGGCCGTGCTGACGTTCGAGGGCGTCGTTCGGCCCTCGGAGCCGGATGGGGAGGCGGTGCGACCGCTCGCGGCGCTGCGTTATGAGGCATACGAGCCGATGACGACGCGGGAGCTGGACCGCCTGCGGGCGGCCTGTGCGGCGGAGTTCGGGGCAACGCTGGCGGTGGAGCACAGCGTCGGCGTGGTGCCGGTCGGGGCGTGCAGTTTTCGACTGCGGGTGGCGACGCCGCACCGGGCGGCGGCTCTGGCCTGCTGCGGAGCGTTCGTCGATCGCATGAAGCGGGACGTGCCCCTCTGGAAGGTCCCGGTGTGGGCGTGA
- a CDS encoding putative sulfate/molybdate transporter encodes MTTAHPVAGSADAAGVDASDRLRFGPAEWSGGLGDLGTFLPVTVSLCLVCDLNLAAVMIWAGVLNAVTGLLFRQPIPVQPMKAIAALAIAGGLSAGAVRTAGMGTGLVVLLLGVLGIADRLGRWVPAAVVRGLQLGVGAALAIRGGVWLLEDASAFWLAAPVAAAALLAPRWPRVPLLVVVVAAGLTAGALTETAAVPAPPFMTLPTAGEWRTGLLELAPAQLPLTLLNSVVAVCVLSADYFPGRGVSPGKMATSVGAMNLLSVPFGGMPVCHGAGGLAAQYHFGARTGGAVVVLGGLKIAAGLALLLVPAGAITAFPRPILAVLLIAAGWRLASAAGAIRGRAGTGVTVVTGAGVAFAGTLWGVGGGLALWAVLWTAERVRHRSPKESG; translated from the coding sequence GTGACGACGGCCCACCCCGTCGCCGGGTCCGCGGACGCGGCGGGGGTCGATGCGTCGGACAGGTTGCGGTTCGGCCCCGCCGAGTGGTCCGGCGGTCTGGGGGACCTCGGCACGTTCCTGCCGGTGACGGTGTCGCTCTGCCTCGTGTGCGACCTGAACCTCGCGGCGGTGATGATCTGGGCGGGCGTGCTGAACGCCGTCACCGGTTTGCTGTTCCGCCAGCCGATCCCCGTGCAGCCGATGAAGGCGATCGCGGCGCTGGCGATCGCCGGCGGCCTGAGCGCCGGGGCGGTGCGGACCGCCGGGATGGGGACCGGGCTCGTCGTGCTGCTATTGGGCGTGCTCGGCATCGCGGACCGCCTCGGCCGCTGGGTGCCCGCGGCGGTGGTGCGGGGGCTGCAACTGGGCGTGGGGGCGGCGCTGGCGATTCGCGGCGGCGTGTGGCTGCTGGAGGACGCCTCGGCGTTCTGGCTGGCCGCCCCCGTCGCCGCAGCGGCGCTGCTGGCGCCGCGGTGGCCGCGGGTTCCGCTGTTGGTCGTCGTCGTGGCCGCCGGGTTGACGGCCGGCGCCCTGACGGAGACCGCCGCGGTCCCGGCCCCGCCGTTCATGACGCTCCCCACCGCGGGGGAGTGGCGCACGGGGCTGCTCGAACTGGCGCCGGCACAACTTCCGCTCACGCTGCTCAACAGCGTCGTCGCGGTCTGCGTGCTGTCCGCCGATTACTTCCCGGGACGCGGCGTGTCGCCGGGCAAGATGGCGACCTCCGTGGGAGCGATGAACCTGCTCTCCGTGCCCTTCGGCGGGATGCCGGTCTGCCACGGGGCCGGGGGGCTGGCGGCGCAATACCACTTCGGCGCCCGCACCGGCGGGGCGGTCGTCGTGCTGGGCGGACTGAAGATCGCCGCCGGGCTTGCCCTGCTACTGGTCCCGGCGGGAGCCATCACGGCGTTCCCGCGACCGATCCTCGCCGTGCTGCTGATCGCCGCGGGCTGGCGTCTGGCCAGCGCCGCCGGGGCGATTCGCGGTCGAGCCGGCACCGGCGTGACGGTGGTCACCGGGGCCGGCGTGGCCTTCGCCGGCACGCTGTGGGGCGTCGGCGGGGGGCTGGCGCTATGGGCCGTCCTGTGGACGGCCGAACGGGTTCGGCACCGCTCTCCCAAGGAGAGCGGCTAA
- the rpsN gene encoding 30S ribosomal protein S14, which produces MKRNARLIERYAAKRAKLKAAGDYDGLAALPRNSSPTRYRRYCKLTGRMRGTYRKFQISRIMLRDMALDGLIPGMTKASW; this is translated from the coding sequence ATGAAGCGGAACGCTCGGCTGATCGAGCGTTATGCCGCCAAGCGCGCCAAGCTGAAAGCGGCCGGCGACTACGACGGCCTCGCCGCCCTGCCCCGGAACAGCAGCCCCACCCGCTACCGTCGCTACTGCAAGCTGACCGGCCGGATGCGGGGCACCTACCGCAAGTTCCAGATCTCCCGCATCATGCTGCGGGACATGGCCCTCGACGGCCTGATCCCCGGCATGACCAAAGCCAGCTGGTGA